One Sulfurihydrogenibium subterraneum DSM 15120 DNA segment encodes these proteins:
- a CDS encoding efflux RND transporter periplasmic adaptor subunit, with translation MKKHLIIKYLIIGFLVLLVGVLLYNLFYKKQSIKLENNENYLFSIKDTETEIIVYGTKISLDVGINKIFIKSNKNIKEVYFYMPPMPGMGEMREDAQLKKTGENIYEATVNISMAGGWQVIFVLDDKKLTYSLNIPFYPGGEKQTQNGSIQLDKQKIGVEVAEVGYKDLTESFNVVGYVSYDLPKIKSITLRSDGWVIDTFERFEGEEIKKGTPLLKVLSPDLEIVKEELKLAKSLNREDLEKAVLEKLRYLGKGEVIVSPVNGVITKKGVYDGGFIKSGEVAYEIVDTSTLWIIAEIPYIYISSVKKNMEVLITPVGSEDSITGKIDYIFPEANKESKTFKCRIKVIKPKDLKINQLVDILIEKPLGKILAVPESAVVDTGDRQIVFLETSDGSYVLKKVKIGRCVQDYCQVLEGLKEGDKVVVKGNFLLDSEAQIKNLY, from the coding sequence ATGAAAAAGCATTTGATAATTAAGTATTTGATAATTGGCTTTTTAGTGTTGTTAGTTGGTGTTTTACTATATAACCTTTTTTATAAAAAACAAAGTATAAAATTAGAAAACAACGAAAACTATCTTTTTTCTATAAAAGATACAGAAACAGAAATTATCGTGTACGGTACTAAAATATCGTTAGATGTAGGCATAAATAAAATTTTTATAAAGTCTAACAAAAATATAAAAGAAGTTTACTTTTATATGCCTCCTATGCCAGGAATGGGTGAGATGAGGGAAGATGCTCAGCTAAAAAAGACAGGAGAAAATATTTATGAAGCTACAGTAAATATATCTATGGCAGGGGGGTGGCAGGTAATTTTTGTTTTAGATGATAAAAAGTTAACATACAGCCTTAATATTCCATTTTATCCTGGTGGTGAAAAACAAACACAAAATGGTAGTATACAGTTAGATAAACAAAAAATAGGCGTTGAAGTGGCAGAGGTTGGCTATAAAGATTTGACAGAGAGTTTTAACGTCGTTGGTTATGTATCCTACGATTTACCAAAGATAAAGAGTATAACATTAAGGTCTGATGGTTGGGTGATAGATACATTTGAAAGATTTGAAGGAGAAGAGATAAAAAAGGGAACTCCACTTTTAAAAGTTCTTAGTCCTGACTTAGAGATAGTAAAAGAGGAGTTAAAACTTGCTAAAAGCTTAAACAGGGAAGATTTAGAGAAAGCGGTTTTGGAAAAATTAAGGTATCTTGGAAAAGGTGAGGTAATTGTATCTCCAGTAAATGGTGTAATAACTAAAAAAGGAGTTTACGACGGTGGATTTATAAAATCAGGAGAGGTTGCGTATGAAATAGTAGATACTTCTACTTTGTGGATTATAGCAGAAATTCCATACATTTATATATCTTCTGTAAAGAAAAATATGGAAGTTTTAATAACTCCTGTTGGGTCTGAAGACAGTATAACGGGAAAGATAGATTATATTTTCCCTGAGGCGAACAAAGAATCTAAAACGTTTAAATGTAGAATAAAGGTTATAAAACCTAAAGACTTAAAGATAAATCAGCTGGTAGATATTTTAATAGAAAAACCGTTAGGAAAGATTTTAGCTGTTCCAGAATCGGCTGTTGTTGATACTGGTGATAGACAGATTGTATTCTTAGAGACTTCTGATGGAAGCTATGTTCTAAAGAAAGTAAAAATTGGAAGATGTGTTCAAGATTACTGTCAAGTCTTAGAAGGACTTAAAGAAGGAGATAAAGTTGTGGTAAAAGGAAACTTTTTGTTAGACTCAGAAGCTCAAATTAAAAATCTTTACTAA
- a CDS encoding TolC family protein, whose amino-acid sequence MLFYKLCFASQLDDILNFAEKNSPKLKEFNHQRNIISLQQSYVLSLPNPKLYVGFSNFEINKPYLSSNNPMGSFLIGLSQEYPLPIKRNLDSKIVAKERELIDLNRTIFEKQLKRQIKENYADFVYSFRKEEVVNQQIDLYRKYKKIFEENYKYGKLQLKDLLSLDVKMLEAQKILEEISKEREVVKNKIFYLIGGEYPLRDDKTLDFEPIPEKSYMDESVYLKQIQTDIEKTVQEIQRSKVEYLPDVEFMGEYMYRKGLPDMFTLKVGVSLPIFKSKKEDLIILQKKEEKLLKQLQLENEKLRIKNVFHTVDITYKKNKEILNIYEKMLQEKGNQLNAIELSLKYGKSESGEILKTLEEIFQIKLMILDLKLENIKLRFHLEEIL is encoded by the coding sequence ATGCTTTTTTATAAGTTGTGTTTCGCCAGTCAGTTAGATGACATACTTAATTTTGCAGAAAAAAACTCTCCAAAATTAAAAGAATTTAATCACCAAAGAAATATAATCTCTTTGCAACAATCCTACGTTTTATCTTTACCTAATCCTAAATTATATGTCGGATTTAGTAATTTTGAGATTAACAAACCTTATTTATCTTCTAACAACCCTATGGGTAGTTTTTTGATAGGCTTATCTCAGGAGTATCCATTACCTATTAAGAGAAATCTTGACAGTAAGATAGTTGCAAAAGAAAGGGAGCTGATAGATTTAAATAGGACTATTTTTGAAAAGCAGTTAAAAAGACAAATAAAAGAGAATTATGCAGATTTTGTCTATTCTTTTAGAAAAGAAGAAGTTGTAAACCAGCAGATAGATTTATACAGGAAATACAAAAAAATTTTTGAAGAGAATTACAAGTATGGAAAATTACAGCTTAAAGACTTATTAAGTTTGGATGTAAAAATGTTAGAAGCACAAAAAATTTTAGAAGAGATAAGTAAAGAAAGAGAAGTTGTTAAGAATAAGATTTTTTATCTAATAGGGGGAGAGTATCCTTTAAGGGATGATAAAACTTTAGATTTTGAACCTATTCCTGAAAAATCTTACATGGATGAAAGTGTATACCTAAAACAGATTCAAACTGATATAGAAAAAACAGTCCAAGAGATACAAAGGTCTAAAGTTGAGTACTTACCAGATGTTGAGTTTATGGGAGAGTATATGTATAGAAAAGGTTTACCTGATATGTTTACTTTAAAAGTAGGTGTAAGCTTGCCAATTTTTAAATCAAAGAAAGAAGACTTAATCATACTTCAAAAGAAAGAAGAAAAACTGTTAAAACAGCTCCAGCTAGAAAATGAAAAGTTAAGAATCAAAAATGTTTTTCATACTGTAGACATAACTTATAAGAAAAACAAAGAGATTCTTAATATCTATGAAAAAATGCTTCAAGAAAAAGGAAATCAGTTAAATGCGATAGAACTGTCTTTAAAGTATGGAAAGTCAGAATCAGGTGAAATTTTAAAAACTCTTGAAGAGATTTTTCAGATTAAGCTAATGATTTTAGATTTAAAGTTAGAAAATATAAAGTTAAGATTTCATTTAGAGGAAATTTTATGA
- the pgsA gene encoding CDP-diacylglycerol--glycerol-3-phosphate 3-phosphatidyltransferase produces MLKSNLANILTLIRLILVPVFIIALWYQKPFIAFVIFTVAGITDAIDGYIARKFNQVSQFGKIVDPIADKTLLVSAFIFIFNSQLPIKFPFWFVVLVISRDLYILAGSLLIYFIKGYLKVSPSVFGKATTFFQITTVIYTLLSNININIYNEVFYDTILGITLLFMVLSTLTYTYDGFRQLNMTNIF; encoded by the coding sequence TTGCTTAAAAGTAATCTTGCAAACATCTTAACATTGATAAGGCTTATACTTGTACCTGTCTTTATAATTGCTTTATGGTATCAAAAACCTTTTATCGCTTTTGTTATATTTACAGTTGCAGGAATAACCGATGCTATTGATGGCTACATAGCAAGAAAGTTTAATCAAGTTTCACAGTTTGGGAAAATTGTTGACCCTATAGCAGACAAAACTCTGCTTGTATCTGCATTTATATTCATATTTAACTCTCAACTTCCAATAAAATTTCCTTTTTGGTTTGTCGTTTTAGTTATATCAAGAGATTTGTATATATTAGCAGGAAGTCTTTTAATTTACTTTATAAAGGGATACCTAAAAGTAAGTCCTTCAGTTTTTGGTAAAGCTACAACCTTTTTTCAGATTACAACAGTAATATACACCCTCTTATCAAATATTAATATCAATATTTATAACGAAGTTTTTTACGATACTATACTGGGAATTACGCTTTTATTTATGGTATTGTCAACTTTGACTTACACTTATGATGGATTTAGACAGCTTAATATGACTAATATTTTTTAA
- a CDS encoding helix-turn-helix domain-containing protein — MKPQEVMETLRISQSTLRRLRKEGKIKQSVYQKAIKDVIG, encoded by the coding sequence ATGAAACCACAGGAAGTGATGGAAACTTTGAGAATATCCCAAAGTACTTTAAGAAGGCTCAGGAAAGAGGGGAAAATAAAGCAATCCGTTTACCAAAAGGCAATAAAGGATGTTATCGGGTAA